In Vicinamibacterales bacterium, the genomic window CCGACGCGATCGACCACGGACGGTTTCAGCCGGGCGCGATCTTCGACGACCGCTATCGGATCATCGGACGGCTCGGCAAGGGCGGCATGGGCGAGGTCTATCGCGCCGACGATCTGAAGCTCGGACAACCCGTCGCGCTGAAGTTCCTGCCGCCGGACGTCGACACCGATCCGGCCCGCCTCACGCAGCTCCATACCGAGGTGCGGATGGCGCGGCAGGTGTCGCATCCCAACGTCTGCCGCGTCTACGACGTCGGCGAAGTCGAGGGGCACACCTTCCTGTCGATGGAATACGTCGACGGCGAGGATCTCGCGTCGTTGATCCGCCGCGTCGGCCGGTTCCCGCAGGACCGCGGCGTCGAGCTGGCGCGGCAGATCTGCGCCGGCCTCGCCGCCGCGCACGATCGCGGCGTCGTCCATCGCGATCTCAAGCCGGCGAACATCATGCTCGACGGCGGCGGCAGGATCCGGATCACGGACTTCGGTCTGGCCGGCGCCGCTGGGGAAACGATGCGATCCGGCACGCCGGCGTACATGGCGCCGGAGCAGCTCGCCGGCGGCGAAGTCACGCCGCGCAGCGACATCTACGCGCTCGGGCTGGTGTTGTACGAGCTGTTCACCGGCCGGCGCGCCCTGGAAGGACGCAGCCTCGCGGAGCTGATCGCCAAGCGCGAGCAGGACGGCATCAGCGCCCCCTCCACGGTGATCCGCGATCTGGATCCGGCAATCGATCGCGCGATCATGCGGTGCATCGAGTCGGATCCGGCGCAGCGGCCCGCGTCGGCGCTCGCGGTGGCCGCCGCGCTTCCCGGCGGCGACCCGCTGGCCGCGGCGCTGGCTGCCGGGGAAACGCCGTCGCCCGAGATGGTCGCCGCCGCCGGAACGACCAGCGCGCTTCGTCCGGCGGGCGCGTTCCTCGGTCTGGGCGTCACCCTGGCCGCGATCGCCGCATGGGCGGTGCTGTCGGATCGGCTTCTCGTCACCAGCGTCGTCCCGCTGCCGAAGCCGCCGATCCTGCTGGCCGAACGCGCGAAGGAGATCCTGGTCTCGCTGGGACATTCACCCGGCATCGACTCGGCGTCCGGGCTGATGCCGGCGAACTTCCTCGGCTACGGACGCCAGCGGCCGGATCTCGCGACGCGCGAACGGCTCGCGTCCGGGACGCCCGGCGCGCTGCACTTCTGGTATCGCGGCAGTCCCACGGTAATGGTTCCACCGGAAAACGAACCGAGGGTGACCACCGACCAGCCGCTCTTCAACATCTCGGGCATGAGCCTGGTCGTCACGGACGCTGAGGGACGCCTGCAGCGGCTGTCCGTGATCCCGCCGCAGGTCGATCCGCCTTCGCCAAAAACCGGCTTCGGCGGGACAGGTCCGCTGTCGCCAAAGAACGGCTTCGGCGAGACAGGTCCGCCTTCGCCAAAGAACGGCTTCGGCGGGACAGGTCCGCTGTCGGCGCAGAACGGGGTCGCTGACGACACGAACTGGAAGGCGCTGTTCGACGCGGCCGGTCTGGACTTCGCGGCCTACACGCGCGTCGAGCC contains:
- a CDS encoding serine/threonine-protein kinase encodes the protein MPACPSCAAEIPDSAAFCPRCSAPTPWSSDDVTHLRTAPAAGRKTGSTTSWLTSTDAIDHGRFQPGAIFDDRYRIIGRLGKGGMGEVYRADDLKLGQPVALKFLPPDVDTDPARLTQLHTEVRMARQVSHPNVCRVYDVGEVEGHTFLSMEYVDGEDLASLIRRVGRFPQDRGVELARQICAGLAAAHDRGVVHRDLKPANIMLDGGGRIRITDFGLAGAAGETMRSGTPAYMAPEQLAGGEVTPRSDIYALGLVLYELFTGRRALEGRSLAELIAKREQDGISAPSTVIRDLDPAIDRAIMRCIESDPAQRPASALAVAAALPGGDPLAAALAAGETPSPEMVAAAGTTSALRPAGAFLGLGVTLAAIAAWAVLSDRLLVTSVVPLPKPPILLAERAKEILVSLGHSPGIDSASGLMPANFLGYGRQRPDLATRERLASGTPGALHFWYRGSPTVMVPPENEPRVTTDQPLFNISGMSLVVTDAEGRLQRLSVIPPQVDPPSPKTGFGGTGPLSPKNGFGETGPPSPKNGFGGTGPLSAQNGVADDTNWKALFDAAGLDFAAYTRVEPEWTPPLYADVRVAWTGPVPNVPGETLRVEAAAYRGKAVYFHQVARWTTPTRMPATIAERTRVRWSSALVQVVVLAMFLAAGLIARHNLRKGRGDRRGAFLLAATISLAAVGVWVLDSKHVPDPGIEMSRFFVGQPLWAAGLLWLIYLALEPYVRRFWPTTLVSWSRLMAGQWRDPLVGRDILFGAALGAVMTVIGYSSDYLNLALGYPTPPVLPELRQLLGTHVVIARQLNQVFNALLNALFAVYGMVLLKMFVKRERVAVAVAILLSFLLAVRGIFDGGSAIVNGAAGFLLIAIIVLTIDRLGLVATVTLFLVNMMMNTAVVTLDSSRWFFGNSLLLIAMPAAVACYGFYVSRGGEPLLGRRVLD